A section of the Methanosarcina mazei S-6 genome encodes:
- a CDS encoding class I SAM-dependent methyltransferase: MGLRQTYKEFIDMTPEIPPKNFTPHLPEDYDARISGVLPYYSSFHQETINLVKSLPSSPKIWMDTGCGTGSLINKAIEEFLDTKFLLLDPSESMLEQAKGKLSFYPDGKVEFLKASSTQEFSQELEEKPDVITAIQCHHYLSLEDRSRATRVCYNLLKEGGIYITFENIRPLTEEGVAVGKRYWGKFQSLHGRKEKEIQTHLERFDTEYFPITVEEHLKLLRDTGFRTVELFWYSYMQAGFYCIK; the protein is encoded by the coding sequence ATGGGTTTAAGACAAACTTACAAGGAATTCATCGATATGACGCCTGAAATACCTCCCAAAAACTTTACTCCCCACCTTCCTGAGGATTATGATGCCAGAATCTCCGGTGTTCTTCCTTATTATTCGTCTTTTCACCAGGAGACTATCAACCTTGTCAAATCACTGCCCTCAAGCCCGAAAATCTGGATGGATACCGGGTGTGGGACAGGTTCCCTGATAAATAAAGCGATTGAGGAATTTCTCGATACAAAATTCCTTTTACTCGACCCTTCTGAAAGCATGCTGGAGCAGGCTAAGGGGAAATTATCATTCTACCCGGATGGGAAGGTGGAGTTCCTGAAGGCTTCCTCCACCCAGGAATTTTCTCAGGAACTGGAAGAAAAGCCGGACGTTATCACTGCCATACAATGCCACCATTATCTCAGCCTGGAAGACCGTTCCCGAGCCACCAGAGTGTGTTATAATCTTCTGAAAGAGGGTGGAATTTACATTACATTCGAGAACATCAGGCCCCTTACAGAAGAAGGAGTCGCCGTGGGAAAAAGGTACTGGGGCAAATTTCAATCCCTGCATGGACGGAAAGAAAAGGAAATACAAACACATCTTGAGCGTTTTGATACCGAATATTTCCCAATAACTGTCGAGGAACACCTGAAGCTGTTGAGAGATACAGGGTTCAGGACTGTGGAACTATTCTGGTACTCTTATATGCAGGCTGGATTTTATTGCATTAAATAA
- a CDS encoding DEAD/DEAH box helicase, with protein sequence MEKLAKFKALGLSDSTLKALKKKGFEEPTPIQEKVIPLFLKGEADIIGQAQTGTGKTTAFGAPIIEKIPEKSGHVQAIILTPTRELAIQVSEELNSIKGDKKLYIVPIYGGQSMTQQLRVLKSGVDIVVGTPGRVIDHLERKSLNLEHIAYFVLDEADEMLNMGFIDDIKEILKSTGPNKRMLFFSATMPKAILGIVKKHMQNYEHITIEKEELTETLTEQIYFEVKESDKFEALCRIIDIEDEFYGLVFCRTKTDTSQLAQKLSDRGYLADALHGDLSQQEREKILNKFRKQKINILAATDVAARGIDIMDLTHVINYALPQDPESYVHRIGRTGRAGKQGTAITFVTSTEFRRLTYIKKTSKSEMKKGHIPEIKDVIKAKRARVRTELEETIKTEEYGDCLEMSQKLLEEYPAEKILAALLKFTFKDKFDESMYTEISSGSSYVDRKGKSRLFIAMGKADGMTPDKLSYFIQEELGDGELKVRDAEIFPHFSFVTLPFAQAEALIEIFKNKRRGSKPFVELAQKSRGRSSKDSGETRSDNRGTSRGNSRSGESRGDSRGESRGTKSTNYSRSTRSTRSTKKKDSY encoded by the coding sequence ATGGAAAAATTAGCAAAATTTAAGGCACTTGGGCTCTCGGACAGTACATTGAAAGCCCTCAAAAAGAAAGGTTTCGAAGAACCAACCCCGATTCAGGAAAAAGTCATTCCGCTTTTTTTGAAAGGAGAAGCAGACATTATAGGGCAGGCCCAGACAGGAACAGGAAAAACGACAGCCTTCGGAGCCCCCATCATAGAGAAAATTCCTGAGAAATCAGGACACGTTCAGGCAATAATCCTGACCCCTACAAGGGAACTCGCAATTCAGGTTTCAGAAGAACTTAACTCCATAAAAGGAGACAAGAAACTATACATTGTCCCTATATATGGAGGACAGTCCATGACCCAGCAGCTTCGCGTGCTGAAGAGCGGCGTGGACATTGTTGTAGGAACTCCTGGAAGGGTCATCGACCACCTCGAAAGAAAGAGCCTCAACCTCGAACATATCGCATATTTCGTTCTTGACGAAGCCGATGAAATGCTGAACATGGGCTTTATTGACGACATAAAAGAGATCTTAAAATCAACCGGCCCGAATAAGAGGATGCTTTTCTTTTCAGCCACAATGCCAAAGGCAATTCTTGGAATCGTCAAGAAGCATATGCAGAACTATGAGCACATTACAATCGAAAAAGAGGAACTTACAGAAACCCTGACCGAACAGATCTATTTTGAGGTCAAGGAAAGCGACAAGTTCGAAGCTCTCTGCAGGATTATCGACATTGAAGACGAATTCTACGGGCTCGTGTTCTGCCGGACAAAAACTGACACAAGCCAGCTTGCCCAGAAACTCAGCGACAGGGGTTATTTAGCCGATGCCCTGCACGGAGACCTTTCCCAGCAGGAGAGGGAAAAGATCCTTAACAAGTTCAGGAAGCAGAAGATAAACATCCTTGCAGCAACCGACGTCGCCGCAAGAGGCATCGACATTATGGACCTGACCCACGTCATCAACTATGCCCTGCCCCAGGACCCGGAGTCCTATGTGCACAGGATAGGAAGGACAGGAAGGGCAGGCAAGCAGGGAACTGCCATTACTTTTGTCACATCCACGGAATTCAGAAGGCTTACTTACATTAAAAAGACTTCAAAGTCCGAAATGAAGAAAGGCCACATTCCCGAAATAAAAGATGTAATTAAAGCCAAAAGGGCCAGAGTAAGAACAGAACTCGAAGAGACCATAAAGACGGAAGAGTACGGGGACTGCCTTGAGATGAGCCAGAAGCTCCTTGAAGAATACCCTGCAGAAAAAATTCTGGCTGCCCTTTTGAAGTTCACCTTCAAAGACAAGTTCGATGAAAGCATGTACACTGAAATCTCCAGCGGCAGCTCCTATGTCGACAGGAAAGGCAAATCCAGGCTCTTCATAGCTATGGGTAAAGCAGACGGCATGACTCCGGACAAATTGTCGTATTTCATTCAGGAAGAACTCGGGGACGGCGAACTCAAAGTAAGGGATGCAGAAATTTTCCCGCATTTCTCCTTTGTAACTCTGCCATTTGCTCAGGCTGAAGCCCTGATCGAAATATTCAAAAACAAAAGGAGAGGAAGCAAACCCTTCGTGGAACTCGCCCAGAAATCCAGGGGAAGAAGCTCAAAGGATTCAGGGGAGACCAGAAGCGATAATCGAGGCACTTCTAGAGGCAATTCCAGAAGCGGTGAATCCAGAGGGGATTCTAGAGGCGAATCTCGCGGCACAAAAAGCACAAATTACTCAAGAAGTACCAGAAGTACAAGAAGCACGAAAAAGAAAGACTCTTATTAA
- a CDS encoding class I SAM-dependent methyltransferase has protein sequence MSESRNVWEEFFANKKSGGHRSSAEEFISKEAREKLYHLDGGKTLLDFGCGAGELLVYYSLEYEKLVGADFSASMLEEAGKRIRERKRDNITLILANDKTLWEKLDTSFDRITAAGVIQYLTDEEVDDFIANASRHLNKGGKIVLFDLLDPRLYPLWKIGLFSRDFGADKILRRILFDARTTLLAALKNRPKDILGYTHKPYTIEKIANKHGFKMEYVQSMYYEYKYHAIIS, from the coding sequence ATGTCGGAATCGAGAAATGTTTGGGAAGAATTTTTTGCAAACAAGAAAAGTGGTGGGCACAGGTCATCTGCGGAAGAATTTATATCCAAAGAGGCCAGGGAAAAGCTGTACCATCTGGATGGAGGCAAAACACTTCTCGACTTTGGATGCGGCGCAGGAGAGCTTCTGGTTTATTATTCTCTCGAATATGAAAAGCTCGTAGGAGCTGATTTTTCCGCATCAATGCTTGAAGAGGCAGGCAAAAGGATCAGGGAAAGAAAAAGGGACAATATAACTCTAATTCTGGCTAACGATAAAACCTTATGGGAGAAGCTTGACACTTCCTTTGACCGAATCACCGCAGCAGGTGTTATCCAGTACCTCACAGACGAAGAAGTTGATGATTTCATTGCCAATGCTTCCAGGCATCTGAACAAAGGAGGCAAAATTGTCCTTTTTGATCTTCTGGACCCCCGACTATATCCCCTCTGGAAAATAGGGCTATTTTCACGAGATTTCGGAGCAGATAAAATTCTTCGCAGAATTCTTTTTGACGCTCGTACAACTCTCCTGGCGGCTCTTAAAAATCGTCCAAAAGATATTCTCGGATACACCCATAAGCCCTACACAATAGAAAAAATCGCAAATAAACATGGTTTTAAGATGGAGTATGTCCAGTCCATGTATTACGAATATAAGTATCACGCAATAATTTCTTAA